One Desulfurella sp. genomic region harbors:
- a CDS encoding indole-3-glycerol phosphate synthase TrpC: MIEQILADKALEVQSMKTCPYKRTKPVLKPNFNDKINIIAEIKSKSPSYGNFILQKNIVEIYSKYAKAISVLTDNKYFGGSFEFLHEISRKTNLPILCKDFIIDKKQIDWAYNSGADIILLIVRALEKDKLRKLYDYACFLGLSALIELHTENDLDKIDFDATIIGVNARDLDTLKIDKNAAKKLISKINAKIKIAESGVRNRNDIEEFLPYTNVFLIGEALLKSNDVESTFKGLLCM, from the coding sequence ATGATTGAGCAGATTTTGGCTGATAAAGCCCTTGAGGTTCAATCTATGAAAACCTGCCCTTATAAGAGGACAAAACCTGTTTTAAAGCCAAATTTTAATGATAAAATAAATATCATTGCAGAAATCAAGTCAAAATCTCCTTCTTATGGTAATTTTATTTTACAAAAAAATATCGTTGAAATTTATTCAAAGTATGCAAAAGCAATAAGCGTGCTTACAGATAATAAATATTTTGGTGGTAGCTTTGAGTTTTTACATGAAATATCAAGAAAGACAAACCTTCCAATTTTGTGTAAAGATTTTATAATTGACAAAAAACAAATTGATTGGGCATACAATAGCGGTGCAGATATTATCTTGCTTATTGTAAGAGCGCTCGAAAAAGACAAACTAAGAAAGCTCTATGATTATGCATGCTTTTTGGGCTTAAGTGCTTTAATTGAGCTTCATACAGAAAATGATCTAGATAAAATAGATTTCGATGCAACAATTATAGGTGTAAATGCAAGAGACCTTGATACACTAAAAATAGATAAAAATGCAGCCAAAAAGCTTATAAGTAAAATTAATGCTAAAATTAAAATAGCAGAAAGTGGTGTAAGGAATAGAAATGATATAGAGGAATTTTTGCCATACACTAATGTATTTTTAATAGGTGAGGCACTTTTAAAATCAAATGATGTTGAATCTACTTTTAAGGGGCTTTTATGCATGTAA
- a CDS encoding OmpA family protein, producing MNKLLLFLFLAGFAFLVDSCSSVPGTKAPIESSVPQTSANQPPTSSMNMPSSSLSNIQNQNELESELEKQAKEVMQRIYFKVNSATITKIDEWGINQNSPEVLNKIAEFLIQHPQVNIVIEGNCDERGTDAYNLALGQQRADAAKNYLVLKGVASNRIETISNGKSKPIDPQNNEYAWAKNRNDEFVVSIVK from the coding sequence ATGAATAAGTTATTATTGTTTTTATTTTTAGCAGGTTTTGCATTTTTAGTTGATAGTTGTTCTAGTGTGCCAGGCACTAAAGCCCCAATTGAGTCAAGTGTTCCACAAACATCTGCAAATCAACCACCCACTTCATCTATGAATATGCCGTCTTCGAGTTTAAGTAACATCCAAAATCAAAACGAGCTTGAAAGTGAGTTGGAAAAACAGGCAAAAGAGGTAATGCAAAGAATTTATTTTAAGGTAAATAGCGCTACAATTACAAAGATTGATGAGTGGGGTATAAACCAAAATTCACCTGAAGTTTTAAACAAAATAGCTGAATTTTTAATTCAACATCCTCAAGTTAATATTGTTATTGAAGGAAATTGCGATGAAAGAGGAACTGATGCATACAATTTAGCACTTGGTCAACAAAGAGCCGATGCAGCAAAAAACTACCTCGTGCTAAAAGGTGTTGCTTCTAATAGAATAGAGACTATAAGCAATGGAAAGTCAAAACCTATCGATCCACAAAACAATGAGTATGCCTGGGCTAAAAATAGAAACGATGAGTTTGTTGTTTCTATAGTAAAATGA
- a CDS encoding transposase, producing the protein SGWKILSIRPIRRGRKRLMLLRLSNLGVFKVIVHRDFPMTKVARVTIKLYRTGGLFVIFTVEDYEYPRLPRTGRVVGVDSGVEKLATASDGWFIPNPKPLERMLNRIRRLHRALSRRIKGSRNWEEARVRLAKAFEHLVNFRRDLYFKAW; encoded by the coding sequence AGAGTGGTTGGAAAATACTCAGTATTAGGCCCATTAGGCGTGGTAGGAAGAGGCTAATGCTGTTGAGGTTAAGTAACCTAGGGGTATTTAAGGTCATTGTCCATAGGGATTTCCCAATGACCAAGGTGGCTAGGGTAACCATTAAGCTTTATAGGACTGGTGGGCTTTTCGTAATATTCACTGTTGAGGATTACGAGTACCCAAGGCTACCGAGGACTGGTAGGGTTGTTGGTGTTGATTCCGGTGTTGAGAAGCTTGCCACGGCTAGTGACGGCTGGTTCATACCGAATCCCAAGCCATTAGAGAGGATGCTTAATAGGATTAGGAGGCTTCATAGGGCATTAAGCCGTAGGATTAAGGGCTCTAGGAATTGGGAGGAGGCTAGGGTTAGGTTGGCTAAGGCATTTGAGCATTTAGTCAACTTCAGGAGGGATCTGTATTTCAAGGCTTGGTGA
- the trpD gene encoding anthranilate phosphoribosyltransferase: MKSFNESLNFFDAMLSGKLSEQDIVSALIEMSQQKEDPACVAALAKAMLKNARLIDYRGNCLDIVGTGGDNSNSFNISTAASIVCSLHVRVAKHGNKAVSSLSGAADILEALGVKIEQEKEEIIENLEKKNFAFLFAPHWHPKLKPIMPIRKKIGKRTIFNLVGPLCNPINPAYKMIGVFSKEYLPVYLEAVDILDFQNVVLVASDMDEVSLSDVTLCYQKKGPYIKKFEFDPREFSIYAPKDSVKGFDAKTNAKILKEVFLGEHDVLSDAIAINCAFAYLVAGVEDNLKQGFLLAKEAIKNRKAYDKLMEITND, from the coding sequence ATGAAAAGTTTTAATGAATCTTTAAATTTTTTTGATGCAATGCTTTCTGGAAAGTTAAGCGAACAAGATATTGTAAGCGCACTAATTGAAATGAGTCAGCAAAAAGAAGATCCAGCTTGTGTTGCGGCGCTTGCAAAAGCGATGCTAAAAAATGCGCGTTTAATAGATTACCGTGGTAATTGTCTTGATATAGTTGGGACTGGGGGAGATAACTCAAACAGTTTTAATATTTCAACGGCAGCTTCCATTGTTTGCAGTTTACATGTGAGGGTTGCAAAGCACGGCAATAAAGCTGTCTCGTCTTTGTCTGGTGCAGCAGATATTCTTGAAGCGCTTGGGGTAAAGATTGAGCAAGAAAAGGAAGAAATAATTGAAAACCTTGAAAAGAAAAATTTTGCCTTTTTGTTTGCTCCGCATTGGCATCCAAAGTTAAAACCAATTATGCCCATTAGAAAAAAGATAGGAAAGCGAACGATTTTTAACCTTGTAGGTCCTTTATGCAACCCAATAAACCCTGCTTACAAAATGATAGGTGTTTTTAGTAAAGAATATTTACCGGTATACCTGGAGGCTGTTGATATTTTGGATTTTCAAAATGTAGTTCTTGTAGCTTCCGATATGGATGAAGTGAGCCTTTCGGATGTTACATTGTGTTATCAAAAAAAAGGCCCATATATTAAGAAATTTGAGTTTGACCCAAGAGAGTTTTCAATATATGCACCAAAAGATTCAGTTAAAGGGTTTGATGCAAAAACAAATGCAAAAATTCTCAAAGAGGTTTTTTTGGGAGAACACGATGTTTTATCAGATGCCATTGCAATAAATTGTGCTTTTGCATATCTTGTAGCTGGTGTTGAAGATAATTTAAAGCAGGGCTTTTTACTTGCAAAAGAAGCGATTAAAAATAGAAAGGCTTACGATAAACTAATGGAGATAACAAATGATTGA
- a CDS encoding HlyD family secretion protein: protein MTKKTKKFIQLLVILLILAGLAVYFIPKLIYDLNHVSTDDAYIDGTIVPISPQVAGKVIKVCVKRNQFVKKGQILFEIDPTDYIQQVKNAQNVYQANVIQMENLKLSILEKQAAIQKAQQDLKASNAKLTYAQKQNMRYYNLLKEKVISPQEYDSVKMNYSVALADFNAQLAAIKQLEIEIADLKTQLSKQEHLIKQSKAQLDIASINLSRTKVIAPIDGYVTKRNVEVGQYAQVGLPLLNIVDLHHVWVVANFKETAIHNIHIGAKVAIKVDAYPGKTFYGYVESFQTGSGAVFSLLPPQNAVGNFIKIVQRIPVKINITTPYNPKTPLYPGLSVEPYVSIK from the coding sequence ATGACCAAAAAAACCAAAAAATTCATACAGCTTTTAGTTATTTTGTTAATATTAGCCGGGTTAGCTGTTTATTTTATACCAAAGCTTATTTATGATTTAAATCATGTTTCTACGGATGATGCATACATTGATGGTACCATTGTGCCTATTTCGCCACAGGTTGCTGGTAAGGTCATTAAGGTATGTGTAAAAAGAAACCAGTTTGTTAAAAAAGGTCAGATACTATTTGAAATTGACCCAACTGACTATATTCAACAGGTTAAAAATGCGCAAAATGTTTACCAGGCAAATGTGATTCAGATGGAAAACCTCAAATTATCCATATTAGAAAAACAGGCTGCAATACAAAAAGCGCAACAAGATTTAAAGGCAAGCAATGCAAAGCTCACATATGCTCAAAAACAAAATATGCGCTATTATAATTTGCTTAAAGAAAAAGTAATAAGCCCTCAGGAATACGATAGTGTTAAGATGAACTATAGCGTAGCTTTAGCCGATTTTAATGCCCAGCTTGCTGCAATAAAGCAACTTGAAATAGAAATTGCTGACTTAAAAACCCAGCTTTCAAAGCAAGAGCACTTAATAAAGCAATCAAAAGCCCAGCTTGATATAGCAAGCATAAACTTATCAAGAACAAAAGTAATTGCACCAATAGATGGTTATGTTACAAAGCGCAATGTAGAGGTAGGTCAGTATGCACAGGTAGGTTTGCCTTTATTAAATATTGTGGATCTCCACCATGTATGGGTTGTGGCAAATTTCAAAGAAACTGCAATACACAATATACATATTGGTGCAAAAGTAGCTATCAAAGTTGATGCTTATCCTGGAAAAACCTTCTATGGTTATGTAGAAAGCTTCCAAACAGGCAGCGGGGCAGTATTCAGTTTGCTTCCTCCCCAAAATGCTGTTGGAAATTTCATCAAGATAGTTCAAAGAATACCTGTAAAAATTAATATTACAACACCTTATAACCCCAAAACACCCCTTTATCCTGGTTTATCTGTTGAGCCTTATGTTAGTATAAAATGA
- a CDS encoding polysaccharide deacetylase family protein, producing the protein MYEKKWDCACECIIDDLKLRDYMHDFVAKHNGILFFKNKNAQRILYRQYKKYLKKNTLNMHIEPRYERMKRLEIEVFESKRILEEQLNKSVDFFCYPFGSYDEVSKEYVKRAYKAAFTLKIGQNMPDDDLFELKRIEVRGGDWLDKRLKIYKNPFLSRVYAKIYRKI; encoded by the coding sequence GTGTATGAAAAAAAATGGGATTGTGCATGTGAATGCATTATTGATGATTTAAAGCTTAGAGACTATATGCACGATTTTGTAGCAAAACACAATGGTATATTGTTTTTTAAAAATAAAAATGCGCAAAGAATTCTTTACAGGCAATATAAAAAATATTTAAAAAAAAATACTCTAAATATGCACATAGAACCCAGATATGAGCGCATGAAGAGGCTTGAGATAGAAGTTTTTGAATCAAAGCGCATTTTAGAAGAACAACTTAACAAAAGCGTTGATTTTTTTTGCTATCCATTTGGTAGTTATGATGAAGTATCAAAAGAGTATGTCAAAAGAGCCTATAAAGCTGCTTTTACACTTAAAATTGGTCAGAATATGCCTGATGATGATTTGTTTGAGCTAAAACGCATAGAAGTAAGGGGTGGTGATTGGCTGGATAAAAGACTTAAAATTTACAAAAACCCTTTTCTTAGTAGAGTTTATGCTAAAATATACAGGAAAATATGA
- a CDS encoding anthranilate synthase component I family protein has translation MYPTYSEFLELSKVYDRIPVYMEIDGDLETPVSLLRSLLDKENCLLLESANQKKIYSRFSFLAFNVRKFVLDKNGQFEGTKQDLGFIREFLKQNKSASFEEYGNFSGGFITLLSFEFVNACGVLRKNLKYLPDVLGVFYFVDKFLVYDNYTNKLYLAKSQIAKEPDAYQKAHQDLLLFKEELLSCEIKNGVSTPKIIRKIPKKDFIEKVNFLKKQIEEGEAIQVVLSDYVELNGLNPFEFYRNLRKFNPSPYMFFIKDASNYVVGSSPEVHISVRKNIATIKPIAGTRPIGESLEKTVVLEQELLKDEKENAEHLMLLDLARNDLSRVCKPLSVKVKSFRQIEHYSHVMHLVSEVEGTLDESFDLIDCLTNTFPAGTVSGAPKVRAIELIEDTEKQSRGFYAGCVGYIGLSGNMDMAITIRTAFFENNKARFQAGAGIVYDSIAENEYKEVVSKLGAMLQAGGISDSLN, from the coding sequence ATGTATCCGACTTATAGTGAATTTTTAGAGTTGTCGAAAGTTTACGATAGAATACCAGTTTATATGGAAATTGATGGCGATTTAGAAACACCTGTTAGTTTACTTAGAAGCTTATTAGACAAAGAAAATTGTTTGTTGCTTGAAAGTGCAAATCAAAAAAAAATCTACAGTAGATTTTCTTTTCTGGCTTTCAATGTAAGAAAATTTGTATTAGACAAAAATGGTCAATTTGAAGGCACAAAACAGGACTTGGGTTTTATTAGAGAGTTTTTGAAGCAAAATAAATCTGCATCTTTTGAAGAGTATGGCAATTTTTCAGGTGGGTTTATAACGCTTTTGAGCTTTGAATTTGTAAATGCATGTGGTGTTTTGCGTAAAAATCTTAAATATCTTCCAGATGTCCTTGGGGTATTTTATTTTGTAGATAAATTTTTGGTTTATGATAACTACACAAATAAACTCTACCTTGCAAAATCGCAAATTGCTAAAGAACCAGACGCATATCAAAAAGCACATCAGGATCTTTTGTTATTTAAAGAAGAGCTATTAAGTTGTGAAATTAAAAATGGCGTATCAACACCAAAAATAATAAGAAAAATACCAAAGAAAGATTTTATAGAAAAGGTAAATTTTTTGAAAAAACAAATTGAAGAAGGTGAAGCAATTCAGGTAGTTTTAAGTGATTATGTTGAACTGAATGGTCTAAATCCATTTGAGTTTTATAGAAACCTAAGAAAATTTAACCCATCACCATATATGTTTTTTATAAAAGATGCTTCAAACTATGTTGTAGGCTCAAGTCCAGAAGTACACATTAGCGTAAGAAAAAATATAGCTACAATTAAACCTATTGCAGGCACAAGGCCAATTGGCGAAAGTTTGGAAAAGACTGTCGTTTTGGAGCAGGAGTTATTGAAAGACGAAAAGGAAAACGCAGAGCATTTGATGCTGCTTGATCTTGCCAGAAACGATCTCTCGCGCGTATGCAAGCCATTGAGCGTCAAAGTTAAGTCATTTAGACAAATAGAGCATTATTCTCATGTTATGCATCTTGTTTCTGAAGTCGAAGGCACACTTGATGAATCTTTTGACTTAATTGATTGCCTTACAAATACATTCCCAGCCGGCACAGTAAGTGGAGCTCCAAAAGTTAGAGCAATAGAACTCATTGAAGACACAGAAAAGCAAAGTAGAGGTTTTTATGCAGGATGCGTTGGCTATATAGGCCTAAGTGGCAATATGGATATGGCAATAACCATAAGGACAGCGTTTTTTGAAAATAATAAGGCTAGGTTTCAAGCAGGTGCAGGGATAGTTTATGATAGTATTGCAGAAAACGAGTATAAAGAGGTTGTATCAAAACTAGGCGCCATGCTTCAAGCGGGAGGTATAAGTGATAGTCTTAATTGA
- the trpA gene encoding tryptophan synthase subunit alpha: MNVGIYLVSNYPKKSIFLEAVEICNNLDVDFLEIGIPFSDPIADGEILEKAAFECLSKYDTQDFFESLFEVKKLFKKRLYVMTYANIAYSLKDELKNYNKILNGIILADLPVREAINFEKQLDCNIIKFATPESRKKDLDLAIKNTKDFIYFISKRGITGGSFSLESQTIEKINYCRKQAKVYLGFGIRNASDAKEASKIADGVIIGTQAAIELQKGISDFEKFIKSITK; encoded by the coding sequence ATGAATGTAGGTATATATTTGGTTTCTAATTACCCAAAAAAAAGTATCTTTTTGGAAGCAGTTGAAATTTGCAATAATCTTGATGTTGATTTTTTAGAAATAGGTATACCATTTTCTGATCCAATAGCAGATGGTGAAATTTTGGAAAAAGCTGCATTCGAATGTCTCTCAAAATACGATACGCAAGACTTTTTTGAAAGCCTCTTTGAGGTAAAAAAGCTTTTTAAGAAAAGGTTATATGTGATGACTTATGCAAATATAGCCTATAGCTTAAAAGATGAACTCAAAAACTATAATAAAATTTTAAATGGAATTATTTTAGCTGATTTGCCTGTTAGAGAAGCTATTAATTTCGAAAAACAGCTTGATTGTAATATTATAAAATTTGCAACACCAGAAAGTAGAAAAAAAGATCTAGATTTGGCTATTAAAAACACTAAGGATTTTATTTATTTTATTTCAAAAAGAGGTATAACAGGCGGTAGTTTCTCACTTGAGAGTCAAACTATTGAAAAAATTAACTATTGCAGGAAACAGGCTAAAGTGTATTTAGGTTTTGGTATAAGAAACGCAAGTGATGCAAAAGAAGCTTCTAAAATTGCAGATGGTGTCATAATAGGCACTCAAGCAGCTATAGAACTTCAAAAAGGTATAAGTGATTTTGAAAAATTTATAAAAAGCATTACAAAATAG
- the trpB gene encoding tryptophan synthase subunit beta: MKLKRYFGEFGGQFVPETLIPALDELEEGYIAFKKDKKAQKQLNDMLKTYVGRPTPLYFAKNFSDYVGAKVYLKREDLAHTGAHKINNTLAQGFLAKFMGKNRIIAETGAGQHGVATATVCALLGLECVVYMGKTDVERQSINVDKMKILGANVISVEKSGGTLKSAINEALRDWVTNVKTTHYLLGSVVGPHPFPTIVGDFQSIIGKEAKRQIKQYENRLCDVIVACVGGGSNAYCIFSAFLKDNVELYGVEAGGRSVNLGDHSATLSLGTKGILHGALSYLLQKNANVASVHSISAGLDYPGVGPMHSYLKDTKRVIYDYVFDNQALEGFFALSKLEGIIPALESSHALGYVLANKEKFKNKTIIINLSGRGDKDLDIIKAVQQ; the protein is encoded by the coding sequence ATGAAATTAAAACGCTATTTTGGCGAGTTTGGCGGGCAATTTGTGCCAGAGACGCTTATTCCAGCTTTAGATGAGTTAGAAGAAGGCTATATTGCCTTTAAAAAAGACAAAAAAGCTCAAAAACAGCTAAATGATATGCTGAAAACTTATGTTGGAAGACCTACACCACTGTATTTTGCAAAAAATTTTAGCGATTATGTAGGTGCTAAAGTTTATCTAAAAAGGGAAGATTTGGCACACACAGGAGCTCACAAAATAAACAATACTTTAGCTCAAGGTTTTTTGGCAAAGTTTATGGGCAAAAACAGAATCATAGCAGAAACAGGTGCAGGTCAGCATGGTGTGGCTACAGCTACAGTATGTGCTTTATTGGGCTTGGAATGTGTTGTATATATGGGAAAGACAGATGTTGAGCGCCAAAGCATTAATGTAGATAAGATGAAAATCTTAGGTGCTAACGTGATTAGTGTGGAAAAATCAGGAGGAACTCTTAAAAGCGCTATAAACGAAGCTTTGAGGGATTGGGTTACAAATGTTAAAACCACACATTATTTACTTGGAAGCGTGGTTGGACCACATCCTTTTCCGACAATTGTAGGTGATTTTCAGTCAATTATCGGTAAAGAAGCAAAAAGACAGATAAAACAATATGAAAATAGACTTTGCGATGTTATAGTTGCATGCGTAGGGGGTGGCAGCAATGCATACTGTATTTTTAGTGCTTTTTTAAAAGATAATGTAGAATTATATGGTGTTGAAGCAGGTGGCAGATCGGTAAATTTGGGTGATCACTCTGCGACTTTAAGTTTAGGTACAAAAGGGATTTTGCATGGTGCATTAAGTTATTTACTTCAAAAAAATGCAAATGTTGCTTCAGTACACTCAATATCTGCAGGTCTGGATTATCCAGGCGTTGGACCTATGCATAGTTATCTAAAAGACACAAAACGTGTAATTTACGATTATGTGTTTGACAATCAGGCACTGGAAGGTTTTTTTGCTTTATCAAAACTTGAAGGTATTATACCTGCGCTTGAGAGTTCGCATGCTTTGGGATACGTTTTGGCAAATAAGGAAAAATTTAAAAATAAAACAATTATAATAAACCTTTCTGGAAGGGGAGATAAAGATTTAGATATTATAAAGGCGGTACAACAATGA
- a CDS encoding AI-2E family transporter, producing the protein MKLNFLSFSLVATIILTVLIIIPFWKPILWGIVLAIVFMPVKVYMQKFVKSDLWSSLIVLFIMLILILLPFVFLIGISSSQINSILEFSKKAIAEYSNFNLPFFGFVKDYTANINTQIMDFLTKNALSVFSYTYKTITDLIFALLVSFYIIKDKDKFLNYIESFIQDKKTFEKLKQTIKLSLKATLIGGVIIALIQGILCALGFLIVGISGFFIWIGLGAIVSFVPVVGTALLWAPASLYFLITGSYIKGLFLLVWGGVFVGSVDNYIRPLLIGSYMSIHPLVLFFSIMGGIVFFGLIGIFVGPIIVSLADAVLNVYKKEKIS; encoded by the coding sequence ATGAAACTTAATTTCTTGAGTTTTTCTCTTGTTGCAACAATTATATTAACTGTACTTATAATCATACCGTTTTGGAAGCCTATTTTATGGGGAATTGTCCTTGCTATTGTATTTATGCCAGTTAAGGTTTATATGCAAAAATTTGTTAAAAGTGACCTTTGGTCAAGCTTGATTGTGCTTTTTATAATGCTTATTTTGATTTTGTTGCCGTTTGTTTTTTTGATTGGTATATCTTCTTCACAGATAAATTCTATTTTAGAATTTTCAAAAAAAGCTATTGCAGAGTATTCTAATTTTAATTTACCTTTTTTTGGTTTTGTAAAAGATTATACAGCTAATATAAATACTCAAATTATGGATTTTTTGACAAAAAACGCACTAAGTGTATTTTCTTACACTTACAAAACTATCACAGATTTAATTTTTGCATTGTTGGTTTCATTTTACATTATTAAAGACAAAGATAAATTTTTGAACTACATAGAAAGTTTCATACAAGATAAAAAGACATTTGAAAAATTAAAGCAAACAATAAAGTTAAGCCTTAAAGCTACACTTATTGGTGGCGTTATTATAGCATTGATACAGGGTATTTTGTGTGCCTTGGGTTTTTTAATTGTAGGCATTAGTGGCTTTTTTATATGGATTGGGCTTGGTGCTATAGTTTCATTTGTACCGGTTGTTGGTACAGCGCTTTTATGGGCTCCAGCAAGTTTGTATTTTTTAATTACTGGCTCATATATAAAAGGTTTGTTTTTGCTTGTATGGGGTGGGGTTTTTGTAGGTAGCGTTGATAATTACATAAGACCGTTATTAATTGGCTCATATATGAGTATTCATCCTTTGGTTTTATTTTTTAGTATAATGGGTGGCATAGTTTTTTTTGGTTTAATCGGTATTTTTGTGGGTCCTATAATTGTAAGTTTAGCTGATGCTGTACTGAACGTTTATAAAAAAGAAAAAATTTCTTGA
- a CDS encoding aminodeoxychorismate/anthranilate synthase component II — translation MIVLIDNFDSFTYNLYDYLKHFDDVEVILNNAKIDNIKNVKNLKGIVISPGPSHPKNALLSLDAIEYFRSKLPILGICLGMQSICYVYGKTIRKAKTIMHGKVDRIISISDSILFRNIKQPFLGVRYHSLVVDNVYDDFEVCAVSLSDNEIMAIENKNIGLYGLQFHPESYQTKDGLIFIENFVRLCNEKF, via the coding sequence GTGATAGTCTTAATTGATAATTTTGATTCATTTACTTACAATTTATATGATTACCTTAAGCATTTTGATGATGTTGAAGTTATTTTAAACAATGCCAAAATTGATAACATAAAAAATGTTAAAAATCTAAAAGGTATAGTGATTTCTCCTGGTCCTTCTCACCCAAAAAACGCCTTGTTAAGCCTTGATGCTATAGAATATTTTAGATCAAAGTTGCCGATTTTGGGTATATGCCTTGGTATGCAGTCTATTTGTTATGTATATGGCAAAACAATAAGAAAAGCAAAAACAATTATGCATGGCAAAGTAGATAGGATAATTTCCATAAGTGATAGTATTTTATTTAGAAACATAAAACAACCTTTTTTAGGAGTTAGATACCATTCTTTAGTGGTTGATAACGTATATGATGATTTTGAAGTGTGTGCTGTATCTTTAAGCGACAATGAAATCATGGCAATTGAAAACAAAAATATTGGGCTTTATGGCTTGCAGTTTCACCCAGAATCCTATCAAACAAAAGATGGATTGATTTTTATAGAAAATTTTGTGAGGTTGTGCAATGAAAAGTTTTAA
- a CDS encoding phosphoribosylanthranilate isomerase — protein sequence MHVKFCGMTNLEDVLASLDLGVDFIGFVFYKKSPRYIKAQDVKRIIQKIPKHTNSVGVFVEESEDEIVSIMNYCGLRYAQVYNDFNIQNTIRVYRIDDVLPQKLSDGLILLDSKTPQIGGSAQRFNWKILEDCNYLSRAFVAGGISSDNIFEIARYKPYGVDLVSSIEAYPGKKDHSKMKDFMENLRRIK from the coding sequence ATGCATGTAAAATTTTGCGGCATGACAAATTTAGAAGATGTGTTGGCCAGTTTAGATTTAGGTGTAGATTTTATCGGTTTTGTATTTTACAAAAAAAGCCCGCGTTATATAAAAGCTCAGGATGTAAAAAGAATAATTCAGAAAATACCAAAACATACAAACAGTGTTGGCGTATTTGTAGAAGAAAGTGAAGATGAAATTGTATCAATAATGAACTATTGCGGATTAAGATACGCTCAAGTCTACAATGACTTTAATATTCAAAATACCATCAGGGTCTATAGAATTGATGATGTATTGCCACAAAAATTAAGTGATGGTCTTATCTTGCTTGATAGCAAAACCCCACAGATTGGTGGTAGTGCTCAAAGGTTTAATTGGAAGATTCTTGAAGATTGCAATTATTTAAGCAGGGCTTTTGTAGCAGGTGGTATAAGTTCAGATAATATATTTGAGATAGCGCGCTATAAACCCTACGGTGTTGATTTGGTAAGCTCAATCGAAGCTTACCCTGGCAAAAAAGATCACAGTAAAATGAAAGACTTTATGGAAAACTTAAGGAGAATAAAATGA